ggcccaagtgcttgggcccctgtacccttgtgggagacctggaagaggctcctggctctggatctgcccagctccggcctttgcagtcatctggggagtgaaccagcagatggaagacctctctctctctctctctgtctatgtctctaagtctgcctctcagataaataactaaaaaaagaaagaacacatcCTGAAAGATTCCATCTGTAGGAAGTAAAGACCAGGCAACACTCACCTAGGGCGTAGCGCTAACCTGGGGCTCAGAGACCACACGGGGCCCCTGGGTGCACAACGTATTCTACTTTCTGCTGGGGGTTACACGGGCGTGCTTGCTGTGTGAAAATGCGCTGGGGGTGTGGCCTCTCTGTGAGCACTGTCAAGGCTTGAACATGATATCCCCAAACACAGCACTGTGGCACGCGCAGGATTCGAAGCTGCAGGAGATCAAGACGACCCCAGAAGCTAGGAGGCTGCTCCCCCAAAGCGCTGCCTTAAAGGAGCTGTGAGCTGGGAGAGCGGGGACTTGCAGACGGCACCCGGCCAGGCGTGTCCATCCTGCGCCTGCAGGGTTGCGCTGCTGGACACGGCGGAGTCCCAGGCCAGGGACGCTCAGGGAGAGAGCGCGAGCCCAGGGATCTCCCTAGGACTTGCTCTTCCGACCCTCTCCTTGGGGCATTTTCTTGTGAAATGTTGGCCGAGCATCCGCGTGGCCCGGATCACTCCCACGGCATTTCCCTTGAGCGCTTGGTTGTCGCGGCAGGCACCTGGGTCTTGTCCCCGTGGCCTGAACCAAGCAAgggttttttctcttaaggctttGATGGTGCCCAGCAGAGTGTACTCCACACGGGCGATGCGTGACTCACAATCACTGattaaaagagaggaagaagaaatgatCCCATTCCATTGTGACTTCCTCTCTCACGAAGGACACAGGAGAAGACACGGCAGCTCCAGCTAACTGAGGTTCTCCTGTTCTTTGGGTGTCACGTGGAAGTGGGAGGTACctgtgccatctttttttttttttttttttttgacaggcagagtggacagtgagagagagagacagagagaaaggtcttcctttgccgttggttcgcctcacaatggctgcagcggccggtgcgctgcgctgatccgaagccaggagccaggtgcttctcctggtctcccatgagggtgcagggcccaagcacttgggccatcctccattgcactccctggccacagcagagagctggcctggaagaggggcaaccgggacagaatctggcgccccgacagggactagaacctggggtgctggcaccacaggcggaggattagcctagtgagccgcagcgctggccctgtgtcatctttttttaaaatttatttttatttgaaaggcagagttacagagagagagggagtgacagagagaaagagatcttctatctgctggttcactccccaaatggctgcaacaggcaaggctgggccagaccaaagccgggattctggaactccatccgggtctcccacatgagtgcaggggccattttctgctgctttcccaggagcattagcacggagctgactcagaagtggagcagccaggactccaacctatggatgccagcttcgcaggctgcggcttaaccctctgcaccccTCCGCCAGCCCaggtcttctttttcttaaagggcACTTGTTTCAGGGGCGCCGGCAGGTACAGGGTGACTGGTTCACCTCTTAGACCTTGCTCTCCTCAGCTGCAGCCTGGGTGGGCTGGACaggagctggaccaggttgaCTCTACCAGGCAGAGGGGCTTCTCCCCCCGTGTCATCCCCACGGTGAGCACTGCGTGGTTCTCAGTGACCTGTGGGTATCTCGACTTCCCATTCCACCTAACACCTCCCAGAAGTGTGTCCGAGTCCACAgcggtcccccccccccgccccccggggctGGCACGAGGCGATGCTCTATGAATCCTCACAGGAAGGCGGCTTTGGGGGAAGTGAGTTGTACAAagcactcaggcccctgccaccactgcCCTGCACCAGCCTGCTCATCAGGCACCTCTTCCGTGGACCCCCGGCCCAGGCCTAGAGAGACCACAGTGAGCCAGAGCCTCCATACACAGACGTGGGAGGTGCCCCGGGATTACAAGGGGAGCAGCTAAAGGAGCTGGGAGAGTGGGAGCAGTCAcggaaggctgcctggaggaggactAAGTCTTGGGAGGAGGGCctgagggcaggaggaggagccagagctgcacctgtcAGTCAGAGCCCGTTGTATGGGGCGGTGGCCAGTGACAACAGGAGGTAGCAGGTgtttcagagggagggaggggccgtcGGCTGGTATTGCAGTGTCCGTTCCCAGCGCCAGGCTGGAGGCCACGTCCTTGGCCCCTGGAAGTCAGGCGCGGCCACGTGACCTGTAGCGGCCAATGAAACACGAGTGAATGCAGCCCGGCCGCTTCCGGGGGCAGAGTGGGACCTGCGCACGGTCCACCACACGCTCCCCTCCACTTCCGTGGCGGGCAATGTCTGTGAAACCGCTCTGCCcagccgggagcctcctcccggGTGCCCCTGGCACCCTCAACCCACGCCCTCGGCAGGGGGTCGTGCCTGTCCCTTCATTGGGGTCGCGCCTGTCCCCTCACTGTCTGCTGTGCCAGCAGGCGGGCCCTGTCCCCCTGCCTCACAGTGAGGTCTGGACGcccagctgggggctggtgctcgAGAGTGACAAAAtggggaggggcgtggggagaggaaagacagaagCACATCATTCCCACCCCTGTCCACACCCCCCATCCATTTCCTCCACGACCTGTAAGACAGAGACAGCGAAAGCAGTGCCTTAGCGTGCAGCGATGCCCTGGGCTAACCCCCACCAGGGCCGCGGCAGCTCCTGGAACGCAGAGCACAGGGAGAGGGGGGCGCCCAGATCAAGGTGGGAATCCCTGCCTCCTGGAGCCGCCCACGGGCCCCGCCCGGCTCAGACAGCAGCCGGGGATTCCACGTGGCCCCGGCCCATGCACCCACAGCCCAGAGTGTGTGAGTCCTGCAGATCTGGCCAAGACTGCTCCCCGGCCGcctccccgcctccagcccctccACTGCCTCCTTAAGTCTAAGTGCACCTGTCAGAAGCAGCGGGATCCTGGGGGCCTTGAGCAGACCACCCTCTGGGCCTGCCTTTCTCCATCCTTAGTGGGGGTGAGAGGGCTCCGTGTGGATGGAGTGAGATGAGCAGGTAGAGCGCCAGCGCTCTCACAGGTGCGCTCAGTCACAGGGGTCCTTAGTTGCGACAATCACTGTtctgggtctctgcctctctgtgttgactggtgctggttcaaggccaggCAGAAGGTGACCAATGCCAAGGGCAAAGAAGACccaggaagcaggacacacaggaaGTCACAAGTTGGGGCCAAATCCCAGGCGGTAGGGAGGGACGCTTGCTTTGTTCAGGGCTGTGAGGAGGTGGGagcgagggaggggagggggctgcctggTAGGGGGGCCCCTGGAACACAAGCGGGTTCCTGGCAGCCAAGTTTGCAGCCTCGTCTCCGCGGTTAAGCACAAAGCTCTAGGAATGGCCACAGACCCCTCAGGGGTAGCCGGTGCACTGCTTCCTGGAGCGTTGGTTTACACATGCTCAAAGTGAAACGGGACATTTCAAAAGACCTAGAATACAGCAGGGTTATCAAAGGTCAGAGTGGAGTTTTGCCACAATGTTACATACCTGCTTCATTCACTGTGACGTGTCTAGTAGTGACAGTGATTTCAAAGTAGCGACACGTGTGAACAATACCTCAAGGTACCTGTGTCACCGGCAAGGTGTGGCCTCTCTCCGTGACAGTCCCACTTCCCGCCACAGCGGCTGGCTGCTAGCATCCATGCTCAAAGGCCACATTTCCCCTGGCGTCTGGAGGAAAGAGGtctgtctgtttgtttgtttaaggatttatttatttattttaaaggcagatttacagagagagggggagagacagagagaaagatctccatctactggttcactccccaaatggctacaacagccagggctgggccaggtgaagccaggagccaggagctccttccgggtcccgcatgtaggtacagggacccaaggacttgggccattttctgctgcttccccaggtgcattagcagggagctggattggaagtggagcagccaagaattgaaccggtgcccacatggatgctggtgtcgccagtggcggttttacccactacgccacaacaccagccccaaggtcaTCTTTTCCCATTCAGGACCCCAGACCTCCTGCGTTCTGGACCCCTAGACTGGACACTGGCCCTCATATCCTCCCCCCAGCTGCTTGTTATATAAAAGGGGCAGCAGCAGTTTGTACCCCTGAGGAACTCACCCCCTGGCTGCACACAAAACTGACACTCACCAAGACAACGGGGTGTCGGGTGGTGGCACCGCCAGGCAGCCCAGAGAGGAGGGGTCGGGGGCTGCCGAGCCGGGGGCAGCGTCTGGTCTGACCCCAGGGGAAGCAGCCGGCGTGGGCAGCTGCTTCCAGGGTGGGTCAGAGGCCAGGCCgagcacaggtgcagggactcccCTCCGTGTGCCATGTGCTTGCCAATCATGTGAGCACCTGGGCTGACGGCGCGCTCCTGGCTCAAAGCTGCCACTCTGCAAGTGCTTAATGAACGCATGAGGAATcaatatagtgtgtgtgtgtggggggggtgtgtcCTACAATTTCCTGCCGTTCTTGGGCCTTCTAggtctctccttttttttcttttttaaaaatgtatttattttactcggaagtcagagttacacagagagaaggagagagagagagagagagagagagagagatagggagagagagagaaagagagagagagagatcttctatctgctggttcactccccagatggccgcaacagccggagctgcgctgatccggagccaggagccagaagactcctccctgtctcccaagcaggtgcagggcccaagcacttggaccatcttctactgctttcccaggctagagagctctatcggaagtggagcagccgggactagaactggcgcccatatgggatgccagcactaaaggcggtggctttacccactacaccacagcaccaggccctagATCTCTCCTTTTAGCAGGAGCATCCTGGACGCCTGGAGGACACGCACGGTGTTTTTGGTGGATTCTGGGGACTGCCCCAGCTCTtctttctgggggtgggggaggtggggcagTTTAGGGTAAAAAGTTATGGTAAGGTAGATACTTTTTTGaggttctttttaaatgtatttgaaaggtagagttaccgagaggtagagacagacagacagacacacacacacagaatctttcatctgctggttcactcccccgcaAGGCTGCAGCACCTAGGACtgagccagacggaagccaggagccaggggctccatccaggtctcccacatggatggtggggGTTCAGAAGAGGCCCCAGGAGAAAGCAGGCCACTCCCAGCTCCAGGACAGTGGCTGAGCGGGGAGGCAGTCTTGATCGCCGGAGGTGTTGATGCGGTTGCTCGGCCAGCGGAGCcgagggaaagccactgcctggggaatgagcagagaggagagcgagcagcttcagcctctgcctcccccgCTGGGAGGGGGCGGTGTTATTGGCAGCGCAGCCCCTTGCCCGGATCCCAAAGCCCAGGAGACACAGAGCCAGGGTGCAGTCCCCCATCCACCTGCGCGCTCGGGGCTGAGCCTCTGGGCTCCCCAGACAGCACCTCCAGCCTGACTCAACTCAAGGCACCCTCAAGGGGGCTGAATGGCAGCTTGGTTGTCACATCTCAgcctgggggtgaggggggtggGGCGTGGCACAGGACCAGAGCTGAAAGGAGCCGGCCCCCTGGAGCGACTTGCTCCTCCTCTTACTGGGAGCCGCTGTAGAGGCCTGGGGACCCCGAGCCGGCATCCTGTGGTCTGCCGGGAGATCGCCGGGCTGACGCCTCGCGTTTTCCTTTGTTCTCTTCTGGGCAGCTCACCAGGACCCTCCCCGTTCCAGTCCGGGCggaaggccaggccaggcctgagGGACCAAGGCCAGGCCAGCCTCAGGTGGCTGAGCAGGACCTGCAGACGGGCACCTGCTGGGCCAAACCTGGGCGCCAACCTCAGAAGCCTTCCGGGAGTCCTGGCTTGTTCTTTCCGGGAGGCTGACAGACGCTGGCCAAGCTCCCGAGCAGGACACCCAGGGGTCCTCACGTCCTTGGTGGGGGGGGACGTGAGGGGCGGCTTTGTGCCCGGGAGGGGAGAGTCAAGGACACAGAGCAGGCTGAGGTGCATGCCTTCGGGCGCTGTGGGCCCAGAGTCCCTGAAACACAAGCCCCTAGGCGGCTCCAGGAGTGGCACCCCCGCCCCGCATTTGCATAAGCATCAATGGGTGGAGGAACAGGGCGCACCTGCTACCAGCACAGGGGACGGAGGTCGGGAGCCGGCCCTTCCCAGGGGGCTCTGTTTCTGTCCAGCCTGGTCCTCCCTGGACACCCTGCTGTGACAGCTCCCACCCATAGCTAAGGACAGACCAGTTGGGACTTTTCTGTGGCTGCCATTGAGGACCAGCCTGGTGAGCACTTGCTTTGTGCCAAGTACCAAGAAAAGGAAGTGGGCAGGGCAGTCCCTGAGGCTCAGGTTGGCCGAAGGAGCAGAGGTCACTGTGGCAAGGACAGGCTGAGCGTTCCCTGCCCCCTACCCCCGAGGGGGAGGGGCCGCCACATGGGCAGCCAGCGGGGAGGTTGAGGAAGGCACCGAGGGCCAACCCCGAGGCCGGAGCTTGAGGGCCTGgcagggccaaggctgggagGCGAAGTGTCCCGGGGCCGGCCCAGGAGGAGTCGAGGAAGGGGACTCTTGCCAAGGGTGTTGGTGGGACAGGAGCCCGTGAGTGCCGGAGGAGTAGCAGACGCAGTTTCCCCGCAGCCCTGGGACGGCCGCCCGCTCCGTGCGTGGCGCTCCGTGCGTTGACCTGCTCAGCTGAAGTTGCCCCCGGCAGCCGGCCGCTCTCCTCACCCACCGACCGGCTCAGGTTTGGAAGCcgctcccctgctgccccccaccggGCACGGcctggggcaggaagggaggaggaagaagaggctcCCTCTTGGTTGGGAGTTGGGGGAGCCCCTGGGAGACTGGGGCATTTACCCAGGGCGCTGCTTCTCCAAAGAGCCAGGGGcgtgtgggtgccagggaggcaAACCCCAGCTGGGCAAGGAGGCCGGGAAGCAGAGTTTATGCAGGCACTATTGCAACAGCGGAGagctggggcagcctgggctcccTTCCGCTACAAGAAGGGCccaggtggggcggggcggggattCCCGCGGGGGGGGGGTCCTGTGAGCCCCCCTACCCTGCCCCACCAGGGCTCCTGCCGCAGGACCCCCGCAGGATCTCTGCAAACTGGCTCCGTGGCGGACTCCATACACTTGGGACGAGGACATCGCCAGGGCTCAGAGCCGGGCTTGGAGGGCACctttgtcagtgtgtgtgtgcgtgtgtgtgtgcacaggacgAAGAGTGGGAACAGAGTACTGTCTTTGATCAGCTTCAGATTTCCAGGCCCAGAGAGACACAGGCAAGGACTGTGGTCTGTGGGGCcagtgggggcaggtgggggcaggtgggggcaggtaGGGGCAGGtaggggcaggtgggggcaggtaggggcaggtgggggcaggtgaAGGAACGGGTCTCTCtggagccctcccctcccccgtcttctctcctcctgggctccctgtccttgaaaggtagagtgacacagagagggagcgagcgacagagagaggtcttccttcaaatggcttcaataggcggggatgggccaggcccaagccaggagcctggaactccatctgggtctcccatgtttgtggcgggggccaagcacttgggtcgtcttcgagtgggactggaagtggagcagctgggacagggacGTCGCATGGCGGGCGGctgtggcacagccctgcccattTCTCTAGCACCCATTTCTCCAGGGCACCCATTCTTCCTGTGTCAGGGCCTGGAGTCTCGGACAGACAACTTGCTTGTGAGAGAGTTGGCAAAGAACCATACAGAAGTAGCAAAGAGATACTTGCTGAGATTTactgatttctttgaaaggcagagagcatcagagaaagagggagagacagagagaaggagagttcttccacctgctggttcactccctaaatgcccacaacagccgggactgggccaaggcaaagccaggcaccagaaaCTCATTCGCTGCCTTCCTAAGAGgctagattgaaagcagaggagccaggattcgcACCTGCTCCCCAAGACGGGGTGCTGAAGTCCcatgtggtggtttaacccactgtgcctcaatacTGTCCATGCAAAGGTATAATTGCATGGGTTTTACCATACTTATTGTTGTAGAGttgttgtgctttttaaaaatgactttttaaaaaaggattcttactttttttgttttcattttatttggaaggcacagagacagatactgagagatcttccatccactggcccactccccaaatgcccccaagagctggggctgggtcaggccaaaggcaggagcccggaactccaatctgtgtctcctgggtgggtggcggggacacatatttgagtcatcacccactTGTCCCCAGGGTGCCCACCAgcgggaagctgggtcagaagccagcactcaaaccaggtGTTCTGATCCGGGCTGTGGATGCCCCGGCAGCACCCCAACcactgctccccacacccacccctaGGGTGCTCTTTTACTGTTAGGCCAAAGGAAAGGATAAAGAGCCCTACCAGATCTCATTTAGCAAGTATCACTGCACCCCTGATTTCCTCAAACAGTTCACAGCCCACAGACAGCAAAGCTGCTGCTCTTAGACACCTTCTGAATGTAACCAGTGGCTGGCACAGCACTTGAGAAATTCTGGAGAGAGTTAGAAAAGTGTCTTTTCATTTCCGTTTTCACAaagcatacatatatatgataatatatataTCCCATCTAATGCAGCATATCTTTCTATtgcttttttataagatttatctattttttaaagatttatttattttttgaaagtcagagttatacagagagagatggagaggcagggagagagagaaagagggagagagagagagagagagagaggtcttccatctactagttcattttggccggagctgagctgatctggatccaaagccaggagccaggagcttcttccaggtctcccacgcaggtgcgaggcccaaggacttgggtcatcttccaccggTTTTCCAGGtcaaagcacagagctggatcgggagtggatctgccgggatttgaactggcacccataagggatgccggcactggaggtggcagctttacctgctatgccacagtgctggcccccaaaatttacctatttgaaagccagagctaccgtgagagagagagaatcttccacctgctggttcactcccctcatgaCCGCATTGGCCAGGACtatgccaggctgaggccaggagccaggatcttcctcaggatttcccacgtgggtgcagggtccaagcagctgggccatcttctgctgctttcctagacgcattagcagggagctgggtgggaagtggagcagccgggatttgaactagcacccCTATGGAATGTCGGTGTCACAGTCGGTAGCCCCACCAGTTACAcggcacgctggccgcagcatctctccatctctgtatttATGTCTACCTACGATGTAATCCAGCCCTGGTCTCTCCCTAGCCATCCATCCAGTCTGCGCTCAGAAGCCTCTTggctgcccctctctctgccttccagcccGACTGCCCTTCCTTGCCCTGTGAAGAGAGGCCCCTTCTCACCTTGCAGACCCAGACAGCAATTTCCAAGGCTGGGCTGACAAGAGGCACAGACTCCAGCAAGGCTCTCTGCCAGGAGGGCACGGCTGGGTCTGACCCAAGGGGGGCTGGAGGGGTCGTGGACCTGGGGCCCTTCTCATCAACATCTCACTGCACCTGTCAGCTCTTCTTGCCCTGACTCTGTGGCCCCGGCTCTAGGAGCTACAACGGCTCTCGAGCAGGCCACACCCATCAGCGATGAGAACGGGGAGACTGAGGATGGGCCGCACTGGTTTGTTCACTTTGTGCAAATTGTCAAGATGCGCTTTGATGACTTGCacgtatttttaaaagattggtttatttgaaaggcagagttgtagagatggagggagagacctgagagagagatcttccatttgctggtttgctccccgaTTGGCTCCAATGACCTGGGCtgatccaggaaccaggacctccatcagggcctcccacgtgggtgcaggggtcccagctctcaggccatcttccactgctttcccaggcacattagcagggtgccaCATTGGAAGTGATACAGCCAGGACTGTGACCAAGGTgcacatgggatggcagtgccttaacccactgcaccacaatgccagacccaattTGCCCGTATTTTTGCATGTGTGTATTGTGGTGTAAAAATAtggctgggccagcattgtggcatagccaacagagctgcctcctgcctagctggcatcccaaatgggcaccggttgctccacttctgatccctgctaatgacctgagagatcagcagaagatggcccaagtgcttgtgaccctgcacccacatggacacaggagacctggatgaaactcctggcttcagcctggcctaaccccagctgttgtggccatctggggagtcaacctgcaggaagatacctctgtctttctctctcttcccctgtaacttcttttaaaaagatttatttatttatttgaaaggcagagttacacacacacagagaaggagaggcagaggcacagagagagagagaaagacagagagagagagagaggtcttccatccactggttcactccccagatggccacaatggccggagctgggccgattagaagtcaggagcttcttccaggtctcccacgtgggtgcaggggcccaaagacttgggccatcctctactgctttcccagacacgtcacagggagctagattggaaatggagcagctgggactagaaccggaattAACCATCTCTATTCCAGAGGCGCGTTTTCTGTCTCCCCTAGGGCCTGAAGCAGATGGCCTCCACGCAGGCTGACCCAAGCAGCCTGCCCCTCAGCGCGGGCCTGTGCCTTCCTCACGTCCCGGGCCGGGCAGCCTGCCTGACGCTCTGCCTGTTCCACGCAGCCCTCCTGGTCCTTGGTGTCCTGGGGAACAGCCTGGCCCTTTGCCTCACCTGTCGAGGGGGCAAGAAGATCAACTCGGCAGGTGTCTACCTGGTCCACCTGGCCCTGTCCCACCTCCTGTGGACCTCAGCCCTGCCAGGAACGATCATCTACTACGCGCGGGGCTTCCATTGGCCGTTCGGGGACGGGCTGTGCAGGCTGACGGCGTTCCTGGTCTACGCGAACACCTACGGGGGTGTCTACCTCAGCATGTGCCTGAGCGTGGACTGCTACCTGGCGGTGGTGCGCGCCCACGGGCGCCCGCGGCCCCGCAGCGCCCACCAGGCGGGGCTCGTCTGCGCCTCTGTGTGGGGCTTGGCGCTGCTGCAGACGGTGCCCTTGCTCTGGACCCCCCTGGCCAAGCCCGCGGCGGGCAAGCTGACCTGTGTGGAGCACGTGGGAGTGGAGCCCATCCTGGGGCTGCCCCTCCCGGCCCTGCTGACCTGCGCCATTGGCTTCTGCGGGCCCGTGAGCGTCATGCTCTTCTGCTACGTGGCGATTGCCTCGAAGCTGCGCCGGGAGGCCCGGGACAGCCCCAGGGCGCGCCGGCGGGGAGGGCCCCGGAGGGcctgcctgctctccctgctggtgctgGTGGCGGTGGCGGTGTGCTTCGGGCCCTACCAGCTCCACCTCTTCCAGTTCATGGTGCGGGCGGCGCTGCGCCCGCCGTCCTGCGCCGAGCGGAGGGCGTTCGCGCGGACCCTGCAGCTCACCGCGGCGCTCAGGAACATGAGCTGCGGCCTTGACCCTGTCGTTTACTTCTTTGCATCCACGCGTGACAGGAAGTGGCTCCTGCGCGTTTTAAAGCTCAGAGCCTTCTCCTCCTCTGGCCCCGGGGAAAAGCTTCAGAATCAGGGCGGGAGGCTCCGGGTCCTGGACAGGGAGGTCTAACCTGTCGCTGACCACGGCTGAAGCTGGGGCACCCGGGCCTtgggagcaggaagctggtgccatctgcggtggggggtggggagtaggatctttaagaaaaattccaAAAGAAGACGTACAGCTTGAGTGctccttatccaaaatgcttgggataAGCATCTGGGGTTTGTTCttggatttgggaatatttgcatatatgagCTATCCGGGGAATGGAACCCGAGTCTAAATACAAGATCCGTTTGTGCTCCAAATCCACCTTACATGCATACCTGGAGCTAATGTTatgcaatgtttttaaaaatttcgtGCAAGAAACTGTTTCGTGGTGTAGAATGTTCCGTTGTGGACCATGTCAGCGCTCAAAACCTCTAGGGGTTTGGAGCATCTCAGCGGTCAGTTTTTGGCTTCGGGACGCTGGCCCTGGTCGCGTTAGATTCAGGACGCAGGCAGGCAGCGTGCGAGAGACGCGCCCTGAAGCTTGGGTGCCTTAGCCCCCTGAGGAGTCCACCTCTGGTGTTTCAGAGTAAATACCAGCGGCACTGCTTGGCGtctgggtgggcaggtgggcactcttttttttttttttttttttctttactgggaAAAGAGTGTTTCCTCCGTAAGTGCAGACAAGATGGGAAGAGTTACAGAGCTGCTCTCCaaggtggcggggtgggggggtgggggggttctcgcaccggaccggacgcttgttgttccccttttttacaagtcttttctatagtaaagtaagaataagtaaacagcgaactcccaaagcaagaatgagtagagagaaatgagaaagaacgaagcaacgaacttccccgcgaactctccaaccaacccaccccaccatgccgtctctctcctcctatata
The DNA window shown above is from Oryctolagus cuniculus chromosome 9, mOryCun1.1, whole genome shotgun sequence and carries:
- the LOC138843736 gene encoding G-protein coupled receptor 183-like; this encodes MAGGCGTALPISLAPISPGHPFFLCQGLESRTDNLLATPISDENGETEDGPHWFVHFVQIVKMRFDDLHGLKQMASTQADPSSLPLSAGLCLPHVPGRAACLTLCLFHAALLVLGVLGNSLALCLTCRGGKKINSAGVYLVHLALSHLLWTSALPGTIIYYARGFHWPFGDGLCRLTAFLVYANTYGGVYLSMCLSVDCYLAVVRAHGRPRPRSAHQAGLVCASVWGLALLQTVPLLWTPLAKPAAGKLTCVEHVGVEPILGLPLPALLTCAIGFCGPVSVMLFCYVAIASKLRREARDSPRARRRGGPRRACLLSLLVLVAVAVCFGPYQLHLFQFMVRAALRPPSCAERRAFARTLQLTAALRNMSCGLDPVVYFFASTRDRKWLLRVLKLRAFSSSGPGEKLQNQGGRLRVLDREV